A single window of Methanoregula sp. DNA harbors:
- a CDS encoding PAS domain S-box protein, whose translation MVVIILPDIPKLIITSIGHAGTFILMGFVVAYLSLRFSHERDIHNLLSEIVVSSSSAIIGKTLDGIITEWNKSAQQLYGYTGQEVVGKSSNILIPPERKGELESILDKMRQGKSIDNFETERMTKNGERIQVVLYISPVRNDEGAVIGVSTIAYDISNRKKLEQLRAEACKEAELERGRLQTQLIHEKEELLKFLKAIQSMDDSVILTDHLGNIDYMNLAAEKLLGYPLLEIKGMHISEFKVPGTGFAIDKGAFLSDPYRVWVGKLVLKNKYGVKIPTSLKSTPVMKRKVPISRTFVLREER comes from the coding sequence ATGGTGGTCATTATCCTCCCTGACATACCAAAACTCATCATCACCAGCATCGGGCATGCAGGTACTTTTATTCTCATGGGTTTTGTGGTTGCGTACCTGTCCCTCCGGTTTTCTCATGAAAGGGATATCCATAATCTTCTTTCAGAGATTGTTGTATCATCGAGCAGCGCGATAATCGGAAAAACACTGGACGGCATCATTACCGAATGGAACAAAAGCGCCCAGCAGCTGTACGGATATACCGGACAGGAAGTCGTGGGAAAGTCATCCAATATCCTGATTCCTCCGGAAAGGAAAGGCGAACTCGAATCAATCCTCGACAAGATGCGCCAGGGCAAATCCATTGACAACTTTGAAACCGAACGGATGACAAAAAATGGGGAGCGGATCCAGGTCGTCCTTTACATTTCCCCGGTCAGAAACGACGAGGGTGCGGTCATAGGTGTATCGACAATCGCGTATGATATCAGCAACAGGAAAAAACTTGAACAGTTAAGAGCCGAAGCGTGTAAGGAGGCTGAACTGGAGAGGGGGAGATTACAGACACAGCTGATACATGAGAAAGAGGAACTCCTCAAATTTTTAAAAGCAATCCAGAGCATGGACGACAGTGTCATCCTGACTGACCATCTCGGTAATATCGATTACATGAACCTTGCCGCTGAAAAGCTGCTGGGATATCCACTTCTGGAAATCAAGGGAATGCATATCAGTGAATTCAAGGTCCCGGGAACAGGGTTTGCGATTGATAAAGGAGCATTTTTGTCCGATCCCTATCGTGTCTGGGTTGGAAAACTGGTCCTGAAAAATAAGTATGGGGTCAAAATTCCCACCTCCTTAAAGAGCACCCCCGTTATGAAACGCAAAGTTCCGATATCCCGCACATTTGTGTTGCGGGAAGAACGGTGA
- a CDS encoding PAS domain S-box protein produces MVLKRETTAKIKDLLGQNPKGLSITQIVNKIDINRNTAGRYLENLMVSGQVEMRKYGMAKIYRLAQRIPLSAMLSISSELIMLLDNSLRIIYANEPMYRFLDTTQDELYGKNIEFTPCIAVFDDTFDSLKKHIKTGLAGREWRGELPLTQKGVIFFCRIAPAVFEEGQRGVSVLLEDITDWKRAEDSLKESQDRYRKLVEISPDAVILHRDGRIMYMNPAALQLLGFSRLGEVTGTNVLDLVHPAFRDAVSTSIQKDVRGERTPAMELQMFRADGTCLTVEGRGVRTSIEGRPAVQVAIRDITEQKHSEAALRESEERLRSITVNSPDMILLIDTRWEILFINRTITLGQEDIVGKTVLDFIPEGFKDAAVSCFERVVKTGKQAEYSTEYLFPDGEKRHYESVVGPVFCNNEVKVLVINARDVTKRRRVEAALRESEATARALINAPTDSVLLLDMQGVILDLNETAARRLGKPKNEMIGMLADTVLPKDVAQARRSMISRVITTKEAVRFEDHRDGIWFDTVAYPVRGANGEVKRIAIIARDITDRKRVEEALRQSEGKLNAMLQSITDPMTMMDGNLTLIWANDMARRCFGNDIVGRKCYEVFHQRQNPCEPSPCLTLKAFRDGKIHRHETTVIDLQGKTRFFDCTANVALRDETGRPTAVLEISRDITEWKQAEESLRESEEKYRNLIERANDGVCVIQDGVVKFCNRRITEFWGGSIQETLGRNFTDFVHPDAVPEITDLYKRRMAGETVPSIYTTRLMRKDGSVFYAEVNAGLVTYGGKPGDLIIIRDINDRKKGEE; encoded by the coding sequence ATGGTTCTGAAACGGGAGACCACAGCGAAGATCAAGGATCTGTTGGGTCAGAACCCGAAGGGCCTGAGCATCACCCAGATCGTGAATAAGATCGATATCAACCGGAACACCGCCGGGAGATATCTCGAGAACCTCATGGTATCCGGGCAGGTGGAGATGCGCAAGTACGGGATGGCAAAGATCTACCGGCTTGCCCAGCGCATCCCCCTCTCCGCGATGCTCTCTATCTCCTCAGAGCTGATCATGCTGCTGGACAACAGCCTCCGGATCATCTATGCAAACGAGCCGATGTACCGGTTCCTTGACACCACACAGGACGAACTCTACGGGAAAAATATCGAGTTTACCCCCTGCATTGCCGTATTTGATGATACATTTGACTCATTAAAAAAACACATCAAAACAGGCCTTGCCGGCAGGGAATGGAGGGGTGAACTGCCGCTGACCCAAAAAGGGGTGATCTTTTTCTGCCGGATCGCACCTGCCGTATTTGAGGAGGGGCAGCGGGGGGTTTCGGTCCTCTTAGAGGATATTACAGACTGGAAACGGGCTGAAGACTCGCTTAAGGAGAGCCAAGACCGTTACCGCAAACTGGTAGAGATATCGCCAGATGCGGTCATCCTTCACCGCGATGGCAGGATCATGTACATGAACCCGGCAGCCCTCCAGCTCCTTGGATTTTCGCGTCTTGGTGAGGTCACCGGTACAAATGTACTTGATCTCGTTCATCCTGCTTTCCGGGACGCGGTCAGCACCAGTATCCAGAAAGATGTCCGGGGGGAAAGAACGCCTGCGATGGAATTACAGATGTTCCGGGCCGACGGGACATGCCTGACGGTTGAGGGCAGGGGTGTGAGGACATCCATTGAAGGGAGACCTGCAGTGCAGGTGGCAATACGGGACATCACCGAACAGAAGCATTCCGAAGCGGCATTGCGGGAATCAGAAGAGAGGCTGCGTTCGATCACCGTAAACTCCCCGGATATGATCCTGCTGATCGACACCAGGTGGGAGATCCTCTTTATCAACCGGACAATTACCCTGGGCCAGGAAGACATCGTAGGAAAGACGGTGCTCGATTTCATACCGGAGGGATTTAAGGATGCAGCCGTCTCCTGCTTTGAACGGGTCGTAAAGACCGGAAAACAGGCTGAATACAGCACGGAATATCTTTTCCCGGATGGGGAGAAACGGCATTATGAGTCCGTAGTCGGCCCCGTCTTTTGCAATAACGAGGTTAAGGTCCTTGTCATAAATGCAAGGGATGTCACAAAGCGCAGGCGGGTGGAAGCTGCATTGCGCGAGAGCGAGGCGACTGCACGGGCGCTCATCAATGCACCGACGGACTCCGTGTTGTTGCTGGATATGCAGGGTGTAATCCTTGACCTGAATGAGACTGCTGCCCGGCGACTGGGGAAACCAAAAAATGAGATGATCGGTATGCTTGCAGATACTGTCCTTCCAAAAGACGTTGCACAAGCGAGACGTTCGATGATCTCCCGTGTGATCACTACAAAGGAGGCGGTCCGTTTTGAGGACCACCGGGACGGGATCTGGTTCGATACCGTTGCATACCCGGTACGTGGCGCGAATGGTGAAGTGAAAAGGATTGCAATAATCGCCCGTGACATCACCGACCGTAAGCGGGTTGAAGAGGCACTGCGGCAGAGTGAGGGAAAGCTCAATGCGATGCTGCAATCCATCACCGACCCCATGACCATGATGGACGGGAACCTCACCCTCATCTGGGCTAACGATATGGCCAGACGGTGCTTTGGCAACGATATCGTTGGCAGAAAATGTTACGAGGTATTTCACCAGCGGCAGAACCCATGCGAACCCTCGCCCTGCCTGACACTCAAAGCATTCCGGGACGGGAAGATACACCGTCATGAGACGACCGTGATTGATCTGCAGGGAAAGACACGGTTCTTTGACTGCACGGCAAATGTCGCCCTGAGAGATGAGACCGGCAGACCGACCGCCGTCCTTGAGATCTCGCGGGATATTACCGAGTGGAAACAGGCTGAGGAGAGCCTGCGGGAGAGCGAGGAGAAATACCGGAACCTGATCGAACGGGCAAACGATGGTGTTTGTGTCATACAGGATGGGGTGGTAAAATTCTGTAACCGCAGGATTACGGAGTTCTGGGGAGGTTCGATACAAGAAACTCTCGGAAGGAATTTTACCGATTTCGTTCACCCTGATGCGGTCCCTGAAATAACCGACCTGTATAAGCGGAGGATGGCCGGTGAGACTGTCCCTTCAATTTACACGACGAGACTTATGCGCAAGGACGGGAGCGTGTTTTATGCCGAGGTAAATGCCGGTCTTGTTACCTATGGCGGAAAACCCGGGGATCTCATCATTATCCGTGATATAAACGACCGGAAAAAGGGTGAGGAGTGA
- the radB gene encoding DNA repair and recombination protein RadB — MKSERVSSGNEALDRLLGGGIEKKTLTQFVGEPAAGKTTLCLIAAAACLRAGHTVVWIDTEGFSVERFRQVAGNGAEKLAERLVLYEPVDFVQQGSMILDADRVLKANNTGLVVMDSATALYRTELDRGRDAMQALTRQMLMLLGYAKRYDIPVLITNQVYVDTATNRYLGLGGTALGHISKAIVSLEKRGGMGERRAHLVKHRSLPSRTSFDFEMAESGIRIIT; from the coding sequence ATGAAAAGTGAGCGGGTGAGTTCAGGGAACGAGGCTCTCGACCGTCTCCTCGGTGGCGGAATCGAAAAAAAAACCCTCACCCAGTTTGTGGGCGAACCGGCAGCCGGGAAGACCACGCTCTGCCTGATTGCTGCTGCCGCATGCCTGCGGGCCGGGCATACGGTCGTCTGGATCGATACTGAAGGCTTTTCGGTCGAGCGCTTCCGGCAGGTCGCCGGGAACGGGGCAGAGAAGCTTGCCGAACGGCTCGTCCTTTACGAACCCGTGGATTTCGTGCAGCAGGGCTCCATGATCCTCGACGCAGACCGTGTCCTTAAGGCAAACAATACCGGGCTCGTTGTGATGGACTCGGCGACCGCGCTTTACCGGACAGAGCTTGACCGGGGCAGGGATGCGATGCAGGCGCTCACCCGCCAGATGCTGATGCTGCTTGGCTATGCAAAGCGGTACGACATACCGGTGCTCATCACCAACCAGGTATACGTCGATACAGCGACCAACAGGTACCTGGGCCTTGGCGGCACTGCCCTCGGGCACATATCAAAGGCGATCGTCAGTCTCGAGAAACGGGGAGGCATGGGCGAACGGCGGGCACATCTGGTAAAGCACCGGTCCCTTCCATCACGCACCTCGTTTGATTTTGAGATGGCGGAGTCCGGCATCAGGATTATTACATAA
- the larC gene encoding nickel pincer cofactor biosynthesis protein LarC translates to MRILILDPFHGAAGDMVTGALLGCGADRDLVVRAMKSVVAAPKISTVTRCGVRGISVKTRAARTSRTLTEVLARCDQADVPPEALAMAHRVFARIGAAEERVHGKHAHFHEVGADDAVADVVGACTALHSLGVGGVAVLPVTLGRGTVKGAHGTYPVPAPATLNILAGTGISAEAGEEEGELCTPTGAALLAEFMTLQEPDIGPYKILSVGYGAGSRDTPGTPNVLRAMIAGTTVPAMSGDSVDVLETNVDDVSGEVIAQAITRFMDAGAKDASAVPCIMKKGRPGYLVRVICTPETSVALSELLARELGTLGIRCTPAVHRFIADRTTMEVDVTFDEQHRKMPVKCGWIRRRIYTLKPEFEPARAWAAEMDVPVRDVLQAVTEAGWQVARNRGGVHDEK, encoded by the coding sequence ATGCGAATCCTCATCCTTGATCCCTTCCATGGCGCAGCAGGGGACATGGTCACCGGCGCCCTGCTCGGCTGCGGGGCCGACCGCGACCTTGTCGTCCGGGCGATGAAGTCCGTTGTAGCAGCGCCAAAAATCAGCACGGTCACCCGGTGCGGGGTACGGGGGATCTCCGTGAAAACCCGTGCGGCCAGAACCAGCCGGACTCTTACTGAGGTGCTGGCACGGTGTGATCAGGCAGATGTACCACCGGAAGCGCTCGCGATGGCGCACCGGGTCTTTGCCCGGATCGGGGCGGCAGAGGAGAGGGTGCACGGGAAACATGCGCACTTCCACGAGGTCGGGGCGGACGATGCAGTCGCGGATGTTGTCGGTGCATGCACTGCCCTTCACTCGCTGGGCGTTGGCGGTGTTGCAGTCCTCCCTGTCACTCTGGGCCGGGGAACTGTCAAAGGTGCACATGGAACATACCCGGTCCCGGCACCCGCGACGTTAAACATCCTTGCAGGGACAGGTATTTCCGCGGAAGCAGGGGAGGAGGAGGGCGAGCTCTGCACCCCCACGGGAGCTGCACTGCTTGCAGAATTTATGACCCTGCAGGAGCCTGACATCGGCCCGTACAAAATTCTCTCGGTGGGCTATGGCGCCGGGAGCCGGGACACCCCGGGCACCCCCAATGTGCTGCGGGCAATGATCGCCGGGACCACGGTGCCGGCGATGAGCGGGGACTCTGTCGATGTCCTGGAAACAAACGTGGACGATGTGAGCGGGGAAGTGATCGCTCAAGCCATCACCCGGTTTATGGATGCGGGAGCGAAGGATGCAAGCGCGGTGCCCTGCATCATGAAGAAAGGCCGGCCCGGGTATCTCGTCCGCGTGATCTGCACACCGGAGACGAGCGTAGCGCTCTCTGAACTTCTGGCCCGCGAACTGGGTACGCTGGGCATCCGGTGCACCCCTGCGGTCCACCGGTTCATCGCAGACCGGACAACGATGGAAGTAGATGTTACTTTTGATGAGCAGCACCGGAAGATGCCGGTCAAGTGCGGGTGGATCCGGCGCAGGATCTATACCCTCAAACCGGAGTTTGAACCTGCGCGTGCATGGGCAGCAGAGATGGATGTCCCGGTGCGGGACGTGCTGCAGGCAGTAACCGAAGCCGGGTGGCAGGTTGCCCGGAACCGTGGCGGGGTACATGATGAAAAGTGA
- a CDS encoding CDC48 family AAA ATPase → MAEVQLRVDSAYPGDQGGGKARLDPETMLLLKISPGDLVVIEGKRRTVAKVWRALVEDWNQRKIRIDNFTRMNAGVSIGDTVKVSTMSEEIEAKRVVLAPPEDLPKKIPIANNPHVMNGLIDFPVTINDSVPIMLGLPFVQPQIVAFKVVVIEPEEAVIITKNTSVEFSDKPAAGFEGLKRFSYEDIGGLKDELQRLRETIELPLRHPELFQKLGIEPPKGVLLYGPPGTGKTLIAKAVASESGAHFISIAGPEVISKYYGESEQRLREVFEEARENAPSIIFIDELDSIAPRREEVTGEVERRVVAQLLTMMDGLEERGQVVVIGATNRVDAIDAALRRPGRFDREIEIGVPAEPDRVDILKIHTRGMPLAEDVSLDVLAQQTHGFVGADLAALAREAAIRALRRYLPSLDLDAKEIPQEILDTLKVLAADFRSAQRDVGPSAMREVMLEVSHVKWEHVGGLESAKTEVREAIELPLTHHQKFEDLGIEPPRGVLLYGPPGTGKTLIAKAVASESGANFIPIRGPQLLSKWVGESERAVREVFKKARQVAPSIVFFDEIDALAPSRGSSSDSHVIDNVLNQILTDMDGLVELKDVVVMGATNRPDIVDPALLRAGRFDRLVYIGEPTLDDRKKIIAIHTRLMPLEGSALEKLVQLTEGYNDDALGELVETWGKDRKVTAEDLSSGIAQKSGEVPGLPKGERRRRIVEMMAEKSLVLTDKKRDTFVAKLAGETEGFVGSDLEAFCREAGMFALREESVTVTFKHFEEAQKKVHPTMNPNLRDYYARIQQHFKGGLPKQVQPPEYQ, encoded by the coding sequence ATGGCTGAAGTTCAACTGAGGGTGGATTCTGCGTATCCCGGCGACCAGGGGGGCGGGAAGGCGCGGCTCGATCCCGAGACGATGCTGCTTTTAAAAATATCTCCCGGGGATCTGGTGGTAATAGAGGGGAAACGCCGCACGGTGGCAAAGGTCTGGCGTGCGCTTGTGGAGGACTGGAACCAGCGCAAGATCCGGATTGATAATTTTACGCGGATGAACGCCGGCGTGAGCATCGGGGACACGGTCAAGGTCTCGACCATGTCTGAAGAGATCGAGGCAAAAAGGGTTGTCCTTGCGCCTCCCGAGGACCTGCCCAAGAAGATACCGATAGCAAATAACCCCCACGTCATGAACGGGCTGATCGATTTCCCGGTGACGATCAACGACTCGGTGCCGATCATGCTGGGGCTCCCCTTCGTCCAGCCCCAAATCGTCGCGTTCAAGGTTGTTGTCATCGAGCCTGAAGAGGCAGTGATCATCACCAAGAACACGAGCGTCGAGTTCTCGGACAAGCCCGCTGCCGGCTTTGAGGGGCTCAAACGTTTCTCGTACGAGGACATCGGCGGGTTGAAAGACGAGCTCCAGCGCCTGCGCGAGACAATCGAGCTGCCGCTGCGCCACCCCGAGCTCTTCCAGAAGCTGGGCATTGAGCCGCCCAAGGGGGTGCTCCTCTATGGCCCGCCGGGGACCGGCAAGACGCTGATCGCAAAGGCGGTGGCAAGCGAGAGCGGGGCGCACTTCATCTCGATTGCAGGCCCGGAGGTCATATCGAAATACTATGGCGAGAGCGAACAGCGCCTGCGGGAGGTCTTTGAGGAGGCGCGGGAGAACGCACCCTCGATCATCTTCATCGATGAGCTGGACTCGATTGCCCCCCGGCGCGAGGAAGTGACCGGCGAAGTCGAGCGGCGTGTTGTCGCCCAGCTGCTCACCATGATGGACGGCCTTGAGGAGCGCGGGCAGGTGGTCGTGATCGGCGCGACGAACCGTGTCGATGCGATCGATGCGGCACTCCGCCGCCCCGGCCGGTTCGACCGGGAGATCGAGATTGGCGTCCCTGCGGAGCCGGACAGGGTTGATATCTTAAAGATCCACACCCGGGGCATGCCGCTTGCCGAAGATGTCAGTCTTGACGTGCTCGCCCAGCAGACGCACGGGTTCGTGGGTGCCGACCTTGCTGCGCTCGCCAGAGAGGCAGCGATCCGCGCCCTGCGCAGGTACCTGCCCTCACTAGACCTTGACGCCAAGGAGATCCCGCAGGAAATCCTAGACACCCTCAAAGTCCTCGCAGCAGATTTCCGCAGCGCACAGCGCGATGTCGGCCCGAGCGCGATGCGCGAGGTGATGCTCGAAGTATCCCATGTAAAGTGGGAGCATGTCGGCGGCCTGGAATCGGCAAAGACGGAGGTGCGCGAGGCGATCGAACTCCCGCTCACGCACCACCAGAAGTTCGAAGACTTAGGCATAGAACCTCCCCGGGGGGTGCTTCTCTACGGCCCGCCGGGGACCGGCAAGACGCTGATCGCAAAGGCGGTGGCAAGCGAGAGCGGCGCGAACTTCATCCCGATACGTGGGCCGCAGCTCCTCTCCAAGTGGGTCGGCGAGAGCGAACGGGCGGTCCGCGAGGTCTTCAAGAAGGCACGGCAGGTCGCCCCCTCAATTGTGTTCTTTGACGAGATCGATGCGCTTGCCCCTTCCCGCGGATCTTCGAGCGACTCGCACGTGATCGACAACGTGCTCAACCAGATCCTGACCGACATGGACGGGCTCGTCGAGCTCAAGGACGTCGTGGTGATGGGCGCAACGAACCGGCCGGACATTGTTGACCCGGCGCTCCTGCGGGCAGGAAGGTTCGACAGGCTCGTGTATATCGGCGAGCCAACACTTGACGACCGGAAAAAGATCATCGCGATCCACACCCGGCTCATGCCGCTGGAAGGCTCGGCTCTTGAAAAACTTGTCCAGCTGACCGAAGGTTATAATGACGACGCACTCGGCGAGCTTGTCGAAACATGGGGCAAGGACCGTAAAGTGACCGCAGAGGACCTGAGCTCCGGCATTGCACAGAAATCCGGCGAGGTGCCCGGGCTCCCCAAAGGCGAACGCCGGCGCAGGATCGTCGAGATGATGGCCGAAAAATCACTAGTGCTCACCGACAAAAAACGCGACACGTTTGTGGCAAAGCTTGCAGGAGAGACCGAGGGATTTGTGGGCTCCGACCTTGAAGCGTTCTGCAGGGAAGCGGGGATGTTTGCACTCCGCGAGGAATCGGTGACGGTCACCTTCAAGCATTTTGAAGAGGCGCAGAAGAAAGTCCATCCCACGATGAACCCGAACCTGCGGGACTATTACGCGAGGATCCAGCAGCACTTCAAGGGCGGTCTCCCAAAGCAGGTGCAGCCCCCGGAATACCAGTAA
- a CDS encoding sulfite exporter TauE/SafE family protein, with translation MDPLVSTLILGMTGIATGFASGLFGVGGGFLMTPVQYWLYSAAGIDNTLATRLAFGTSLAVMLPTMVSGAAGHHRHGAVDWKAAVPLGIGAVAGGFLGGTLAAHLPGNVLRTVFALLVIAMAVRMAWHIRSCTSCEKRGSAGIFLLLGLLVGIVSGLAGIGGGILLVPVLVILLGYPVHSAVGTSSACLIFSSAGAVTAYIINGLPVTGLPPYSLGYVDLFTWAVLAATTIPPARLGVRCAHACEPQKLQLIFAGVMVLVGVLVLAGG, from the coding sequence ATGGACCCGCTGGTTTCAACGCTCATACTTGGGATGACCGGTATCGCGACCGGCTTCGCGTCCGGCCTCTTTGGTGTTGGCGGTGGTTTTTTGATGACGCCGGTCCAGTACTGGCTCTATTCTGCAGCGGGGATCGACAATACGCTTGCAACCCGGCTTGCGTTCGGGACATCCCTTGCGGTCATGCTCCCAACCATGGTCAGCGGGGCAGCCGGCCACCACAGGCATGGGGCTGTTGACTGGAAGGCGGCAGTCCCTCTGGGCATCGGGGCGGTTGCCGGAGGATTTCTGGGCGGCACCCTTGCGGCGCACCTGCCGGGTAACGTATTGCGCACGGTCTTTGCCCTGCTCGTGATCGCGATGGCCGTACGGATGGCATGGCATATCCGGAGCTGCACGTCCTGCGAGAAGCGGGGATCGGCCGGCATCTTCCTTCTTCTCGGCCTGCTGGTCGGGATTGTCTCCGGCCTTGCCGGGATCGGCGGGGGGATCCTGCTGGTGCCGGTGCTGGTCATCCTCCTTGGCTACCCGGTGCACTCTGCCGTCGGCACCTCCTCTGCCTGCCTGATCTTCTCCTCGGCAGGAGCAGTGACCGCGTATATTATCAACGGCCTGCCTGTCACCGGCCTGCCCCCGTATTCCCTTGGGTACGTTGACCTGTTCACGTGGGCCGTCCTTGCTGCAACCACCATCCCGCCCGCCCGGCTCGGTGTCCGGTGCGCCCATGCCTGCGAGCCCCAAAAACTTCAGCTCATTTTTGCCGGCGTCATGGTGCTGGTCGGGGTGCTGGTGCTGGCAGGCGGGTGA
- a CDS encoding methionine synthase: MAKDYFINKVLATTVVGSYPVVKTGGLTSLFDPLHSAVETAVADQVRAGIDIISDGQVRGDMIGAFSGKIPGIKGQEVVGKVQPAAVLITVADTKYACSKAPRVKGIITGPSTLAYGLHISTPMYRNKEELAADLAAALIPEAQALEAAGITLLQVDEPILSTGIADLNVAKDAIGLITKSVRVPVCMHVCGNLGNVLDEILKFNVHVFDFEFSKNPANLDLMSRRDLGGRMIGYGCVDSTTDTVESVAEIKRRIESGVAIFGPRTMLIDPDCGMRMRSRNAAFAKLRNMCEAAKEVRLAL, from the coding sequence ATGGCAAAGGACTACTTTATCAACAAGGTGCTGGCGACAACGGTCGTGGGCAGTTATCCTGTGGTTAAAACCGGCGGCTTGACGAGCCTGTTTGATCCGCTCCATTCCGCCGTCGAGACTGCGGTTGCCGACCAGGTCAGGGCAGGCATCGATATCATCTCCGATGGGCAGGTCCGGGGCGACATGATCGGGGCGTTCTCCGGCAAGATCCCCGGGATCAAAGGCCAGGAGGTCGTCGGCAAGGTCCAGCCGGCAGCCGTTTTAATAACCGTTGCGGATACGAAATACGCCTGCAGCAAAGCCCCGCGGGTGAAGGGGATCATTACCGGCCCGTCAACGCTCGCATACGGGCTGCACATCAGCACCCCTATGTACCGGAACAAGGAGGAGCTGGCAGCAGACCTTGCCGCTGCGCTTATCCCTGAAGCCCAGGCACTGGAAGCGGCAGGGATCACGCTCCTGCAGGTTGACGAGCCCATCCTCTCAACCGGCATTGCCGACCTTAACGTTGCAAAGGACGCGATAGGCCTGATCACAAAGTCCGTGCGGGTGCCGGTCTGCATGCATGTCTGTGGCAACCTCGGGAACGTGCTCGATGAGATCCTGAAGTTCAACGTGCATGTCTTTGACTTTGAATTCTCAAAGAACCCGGCAAACCTCGACCTGATGTCACGGAGGGACCTTGGCGGCCGGATGATCGGGTACGGGTGCGTGGACTCGACAACGGACACGGTGGAGAGCGTCGCCGAGATCAAACGGCGGATCGAGAGCGGCGTTGCAATCTTCGGGCCAAGGACGATGCTTATTGACCCGGACTGCGGGATGCGGATGCGTAGCCGTAACGCGGCGTTTGCGAAGTTAAGGAACATGTGCGAGGCCGCAAAGGAAGTCCGTCTCGCATTGTAA
- the aspS gene encoding aspartate--tRNA(Asn) ligase, with amino-acid sequence MRIPIQSVTPTTGTAEVIGWVHEVRDLGGLAFFLIRDRTGIIQVTIVKKKAGEAVLAAAKAVSRESVVRVTGTVRAIDKAPGGRELVPDTFEIINMSESPMPLDVVEKVPADLDTRLDSRFLDARRPRVTAVFQVRSAALHAIQEFLIANGFIGITTPKIVAAATEGGTELFPIAYFDKEAFLNQSPQLYKQMMMAAGFEKVFEIGPIFRAEEHNTTKHLNEATSIDIEVSFADHNEVMCILEDLIVYTYRHVKDACADQLANLEIADFTVPRAPFPRLPYPEAIEIAQKKIEEPIKYGDDISSAAERAIGAEMGGHYFIVDWPTAIRPYYAMPYEHDPSVCMAFDLMHPRMELASGAERVHRHDLLVQQIKKKGLNPESFGFYLRPFRYGMPPHAGWGLGAERLVMTMLGLSNVREAVLFPRDMHRLVP; translated from the coding sequence ATGCGGATACCGATACAGTCAGTTACACCCACGACCGGCACCGCGGAGGTCATCGGGTGGGTGCATGAAGTGCGCGACCTCGGTGGCCTTGCGTTCTTTTTAATTCGCGACCGGACCGGCATCATCCAGGTAACCATCGTAAAGAAGAAGGCAGGCGAAGCGGTGCTTGCCGCTGCAAAGGCTGTCTCCCGGGAATCGGTGGTCCGGGTTACCGGAACCGTCAGGGCAATCGACAAGGCACCGGGCGGGCGCGAGCTCGTCCCCGATACCTTCGAGATCATCAATATGAGTGAGAGCCCGATGCCGCTTGACGTGGTGGAGAAGGTGCCCGCGGATCTCGATACCCGTCTTGATTCCCGGTTCCTTGACGCACGGCGGCCGAGGGTTACAGCCGTATTCCAGGTCCGCAGCGCTGCCCTCCATGCAATCCAGGAATTTTTGATCGCAAACGGGTTCATCGGCATCACGACTCCCAAAATAGTCGCCGCCGCTACCGAGGGAGGGACGGAACTATTCCCGATCGCCTACTTTGACAAGGAGGCGTTTTTAAACCAGAGCCCGCAGCTCTACAAGCAGATGATGATGGCGGCGGGGTTTGAGAAGGTTTTTGAGATCGGGCCGATCTTCCGCGCCGAGGAGCACAACACAACAAAGCACCTCAACGAGGCGACGAGTATCGATATCGAGGTCTCGTTTGCCGACCACAACGAAGTGATGTGCATCCTCGAAGACCTGATCGTGTACACCTACCGGCACGTGAAGGATGCCTGCGCCGACCAGCTTGCAAACCTTGAGATTGCAGATTTTACGGTACCACGTGCCCCGTTCCCCCGGCTCCCGTATCCGGAGGCGATTGAGATCGCACAGAAAAAGATCGAGGAGCCGATTAAGTATGGCGACGACATCAGCTCTGCCGCGGAGCGGGCAATCGGTGCGGAGATGGGGGGCCATTACTTTATCGTGGACTGGCCGACAGCGATCCGCCCGTATTACGCGATGCCGTACGAGCATGACCCTTCGGTATGCATGGCGTTTGACCTGATGCACCCGAGGATGGAGCTCGCGAGCGGTGCAGAGCGTGTCCACCGGCATGACCTGCTCGTGCAGCAGATCAAAAAGAAGGGGCTCAACCCCGAGAGCTTCGGGTTTTACCTGCGCCCGTTCCGGTACGGGATGCCCCCTCATGCGGGCTGGGGGCTTGGCGCCGAGCGGCTCGTCATGACCATGCTCGGGTTGTCAAACGTGCGGGAGGCCGTGCTCTTCCCGCGTGACATGCACCGGCTCGTCCCCTGA